From Pseudomonas vanderleydeniana, the proteins below share one genomic window:
- a CDS encoding zinc-binding dehydrogenase: protein MKALQGVEGQVEWLEQPNTVCDVGQVRIRVAAAGLNRADLLQKAGLYPPPPGASQALGLECSGVIVEVGAGSSWQVGDRVCALLAGGGMAEEVVVDGRHVLPVPEGLSLVEAAALPEVYATAWLNLFQLAGLKPGEKVLLHAGASGVGSAAIQLCKAFGNPCWVSVGSADRLAYCEALGAQGGAIRGDDIDSLNDFGPFDVILDPVGANYAALNVKLLSADGRWVLIGLMGGRETQLDLAKILAKRIQLLGSTLRSRDAQFKADLLSDLNQHVWPLFADKRLSPQLAKVFPISDAESAFVELAGNQVAGKLVLVIDETLV from the coding sequence GTGAAGGCATTGCAAGGCGTTGAAGGTCAAGTGGAGTGGCTGGAACAGCCGAATACGGTCTGTGACGTGGGGCAAGTGCGCATTCGCGTCGCCGCTGCCGGGCTCAACCGGGCCGATCTGTTGCAGAAGGCCGGGCTCTATCCGCCGCCGCCGGGAGCCAGCCAGGCGCTGGGCCTGGAGTGCTCCGGGGTGATCGTCGAAGTGGGCGCCGGTTCTTCCTGGCAGGTGGGTGACCGGGTCTGTGCGCTGCTCGCCGGTGGTGGCATGGCCGAGGAAGTGGTGGTCGACGGGCGCCATGTGTTGCCGGTGCCGGAAGGCTTGAGCCTGGTCGAAGCGGCCGCGCTGCCTGAGGTCTACGCCACGGCCTGGCTGAACCTGTTCCAGCTGGCGGGGCTCAAGCCGGGCGAAAAGGTGCTGCTGCATGCCGGAGCCAGTGGCGTTGGTTCGGCGGCGATCCAGCTGTGCAAGGCCTTCGGCAACCCCTGCTGGGTCAGTGTCGGTTCGGCGGATCGGCTGGCCTATTGCGAGGCCCTGGGTGCCCAGGGCGGGGCGATTCGTGGCGACGATATCGACAGCCTGAATGACTTCGGGCCCTTCGACGTGATCCTCGATCCGGTGGGTGCGAACTACGCGGCACTCAACGTGAAACTTTTGTCAGCTGACGGGCGGTGGGTGCTGATCGGCCTGATGGGCGGGCGCGAAACCCAGCTCGACCTGGCGAAGATTCTTGCCAAGCGGATCCAGTTGCTTGGTTCGACCCTGCGCAGCCGCGATGCGCAATTCAAGGCCGATCTGCTCAGCGACCTGAACCAGCATGTCTGGCCGCTGTTCGCCGACAAGCGCCTGAGCCCGCAACTGGCCAAGGTGTTCCCGATCAGCGATGCCGAATCGGCTTTCGTCGAATTGGCCGGTAACCAGGTGGCGGGCAAGTTGGTGCTGGTGATCGACGAAACGCTGGTCTAG
- a CDS encoding carboxy terminal-processing peptidase has product MKHLFPGTALALFIGLGVSTFSGNTFAANSWDNLQPDRDEVIASLNVVELLKRHHYSKPPLDNARSVIIYDSYIKLLDPSRSYFLASDIAEFDKWKTQFGDFLKSGDLNAGFTIYKRYLDRVKGRLDFALAELNKGVDKIDFTTRETLLIDRKDAPWLKSTAELDDLWRKRVKDEVLRLKIAGKEPKAIQELLVKRYKNQLARLDQTRAEDIFQAYINTFAMSYDPHTNYLSPDSAENFDINMSLSLEGIGAVLQSDNDQVKVVRLVPSGPADKTKQVAPSDKIIGVAQGDKEMVDVVGWRLDEVVKLIRGPKGSVVRLEVIPASNAPNDQTSKIVSITRESVKLEDQAASKSILHLKQDGKDYKLGVIDIPAFYLDFKAFRAGDPNYKSTTRDVKKLLGELQKEGVDGVVIDLRNNGGGSLQEATELTSLFIDKGPTVLVRNADGKVDVLEDENPGAFYKGPMALLVNRLSASASEIFAGAMQDYHRALIIGGQTFGKGTVQTIQPLNHGELKLTLAKFYRVSGQSTQHQGVLPDVDFPSIIDTKEIGESALPEAMPWDTIRPSIKPAVDPFKPFLAQLKADHEARAAKDAEFIFIRDKLALAEKLLKEKTVSLNEAERRAQRADIDAKQLAMENARRKAKGEDALKELKKEDEDALPPDPDKKTKPEDDAYLSETGRILLDYLRLNTAVAKH; this is encoded by the coding sequence ATGAAGCATTTGTTCCCTGGCACTGCACTTGCCCTTTTCATCGGCCTTGGCGTTTCCACGTTCTCGGGCAACACGTTCGCAGCCAACAGCTGGGACAATCTTCAGCCCGACCGTGACGAGGTGATTGCCAGCCTGAACGTCGTCGAGTTGCTCAAGCGCCACCACTACAGCAAGCCGCCGCTCGACAACGCGCGCTCGGTGATCATCTACGACAGCTACATCAAGCTGCTCGACCCGTCGCGCAGCTACTTCCTGGCCAGCGACATCGCCGAGTTCGACAAGTGGAAGACCCAGTTCGGCGACTTCCTCAAGAGCGGCGACCTCAATGCCGGCTTCACCATCTACAAGCGCTACCTGGATCGGGTCAAGGGCCGCCTGGACTTCGCCCTGGCCGAGCTGAACAAGGGCGTCGACAAGATCGACTTCACCACCCGCGAGACCCTGCTGATCGATCGCAAGGACGCACCGTGGCTCAAGAGCACCGCCGAACTCGACGACCTGTGGCGCAAGCGCGTCAAGGACGAGGTCCTGCGCCTGAAGATCGCCGGCAAGGAGCCCAAGGCGATCCAGGAACTGCTGGTCAAGCGCTACAAGAACCAGCTGGCCCGCCTGGACCAGACCCGCGCCGAGGATATTTTCCAGGCCTACATCAACACCTTCGCGATGTCCTACGACCCGCACACCAACTATCTGTCTCCTGATAGCGCGGAAAACTTCGACATCAACATGAGCCTGTCCCTCGAGGGCATCGGCGCCGTGCTGCAAAGCGACAACGACCAGGTCAAGGTCGTACGCCTGGTGCCGTCGGGCCCGGCCGACAAGACCAAGCAGGTCGCCCCGTCCGACAAGATCATCGGTGTCGCCCAGGGCGACAAGGAAATGGTCGACGTGGTCGGCTGGCGCCTGGACGAAGTGGTCAAGCTGATCCGTGGTCCGAAGGGCTCCGTGGTCCGCCTGGAAGTCATCCCGGCCAGCAACGCGCCGAACGACCAGACCAGCAAGATCGTCTCCATCACCCGCGAGTCGGTGAAGCTGGAAGACCAGGCGGCGAGCAAGTCGATCCTGCACCTGAAACAGGATGGCAAGGACTACAAGCTCGGAGTGATCGATATCCCGGCCTTCTACCTGGACTTCAAGGCGTTCCGCGCCGGCGATCCGAACTACAAGAGCACCACCCGCGACGTGAAGAAACTGCTGGGCGAGCTGCAGAAGGAAGGCGTCGACGGCGTGGTCATCGATCTGCGCAACAACGGCGGCGGTTCCCTGCAGGAAGCCACCGAGCTGACCAGCCTGTTCATCGACAAGGGCCCGACCGTGCTGGTGCGTAACGCCGACGGCAAGGTCGACGTGCTCGAGGACGAGAACCCCGGCGCGTTCTACAAGGGCCCGATGGCGCTGCTGGTCAACCGCCTGTCGGCCTCGGCCTCGGAGATTTTCGCCGGCGCCATGCAGGACTACCATCGTGCGCTGATCATCGGGGGCCAGACCTTCGGCAAGGGCACCGTGCAGACCATCCAGCCGCTCAACCATGGCGAACTGAAGCTGACCCTGGCCAAGTTCTACCGGGTTTCCGGGCAGAGCACCCAGCATCAGGGCGTCCTGCCGGACGTGGACTTCCCGTCGATCATCGACACCAAGGAAATCGGCGAGAGCGCGCTGCCCGAAGCCATGCCGTGGGACACCATCCGTCCTTCGATCAAGCCGGCGGTGGACCCGTTCAAGCCATTCCTGGCCCAGCTCAAGGCCGACCACGAGGCCCGCGCGGCGAAGGATGCGGAGTTCATCTTCATCCGCGACAAGCTGGCCCTGGCCGAGAAGCTGCTGAAGGAAAAGACCGTGAGCCTGAACGAGGCCGAGCGTCGCGCCCAGCGCGCCGACATCGACGCCAAGCAACTGGCCATGGAAAACGCCCGCCGCAAGGCCAAGGGCGAGGACGCGCTCAAGGAACTCAAGAAAGAGGACGAGGACGCGCTGCCACCTGACCCGGACAAGAAAACCAAGCCGGAAGACGACGCCTACCTGAGTGAAACCGGGCGTATCCTGCTGGACTACCTGCGTCTGAATACGGCGGTGGCCAAGCACTGA
- a CDS encoding bifunctional diguanylate cyclase/phosphodiesterase — protein MTMTEQLNALSSILAQNGLHSLFQPIISLSERRIVGYEALSRGPSNSPLHSPISLFAVARQAGRLSELEMACRLSACRRFSEQKLPGKLFLNVSPESLLEPSHPPGRTLQWLQDFGIDPSNVVIELTEQTPTDDFQLLQNALHHYRDMGFSIALDDLGAGYSSLRLWSELRPDYVKIDRHFIDGIHQDGLKREFVGSILQIAKASRAQVIAEGIELPEELAVLTEMGVDLVQGYLLCRPQETPPLDAHALLPKLENTSIALSEDGSDLSALLIEQPAVAQDTATAAVLEAFRRQANLNSLAVLDEQGRPCGIVHRHSLSDALLKPFATDLFARKPISRLMSDDFLAVESSQSLQQVSRLLTSRARQRIEEDFIITHNGCYVGLGRVIDVLKLITELKIQQARYANPLTLLPGNVPIQQCLTRLLQQQREAMICYVDIDSFKPFNDIYGYGRGDEVLLCLAQCLNERVDPSRDFVGHIGGDDFLLVLGSGDWQKRLDHLVDDFQNQCRRFYRAEHLEAGCFIASNRQGQRQEFPLLSLSIGAVHLKPISCGLLDASQLAELASQAKHHAKNVPGSSIHVIDSSEIISLDDSA, from the coding sequence ATGACCATGACCGAACAGCTGAACGCCTTGAGTTCAATCCTGGCTCAGAATGGTCTGCACAGCCTGTTCCAACCCATCATTTCGCTGTCCGAAAGACGCATCGTCGGCTATGAGGCGCTCAGTCGCGGACCGTCCAACAGCCCGCTGCACTCGCCCATCAGCCTGTTCGCGGTGGCCCGCCAGGCCGGCCGCCTGAGCGAGCTGGAAATGGCCTGCCGGCTGAGTGCCTGTCGCCGGTTCAGCGAGCAGAAGCTGCCCGGCAAGCTGTTCCTCAACGTTTCCCCCGAATCCCTGCTGGAACCGAGCCACCCTCCGGGACGAACCCTGCAATGGCTGCAGGACTTCGGCATCGACCCCAGCAACGTGGTCATCGAACTGACCGAACAAACCCCCACCGACGATTTCCAACTGCTGCAGAACGCCCTGCATCACTACCGCGACATGGGCTTCTCGATTGCCCTGGATGACCTCGGGGCAGGCTATTCCAGCCTGCGCCTGTGGTCGGAGCTGCGTCCGGACTACGTGAAGATCGACCGGCACTTCATCGACGGCATCCACCAGGATGGCCTCAAGCGCGAATTCGTCGGTTCCATCCTGCAGATCGCCAAGGCCTCGCGGGCCCAGGTGATCGCCGAAGGCATCGAGCTGCCGGAGGAATTGGCGGTATTGACCGAGATGGGCGTCGACCTGGTCCAGGGCTACCTGCTCTGCCGGCCACAGGAAACCCCACCGCTGGACGCCCATGCCCTGCTGCCCAAGCTGGAAAACACCTCCATCGCCCTGAGCGAGGACGGCAGCGACCTCAGTGCCCTGCTCATCGAGCAGCCGGCCGTGGCCCAGGACACCGCCACGGCCGCCGTGCTGGAAGCCTTCCGGCGCCAGGCCAACCTCAACTCGCTGGCCGTGCTGGACGAACAGGGCCGCCCCTGCGGCATCGTCCACCGGCACTCGCTGTCGGATGCACTGCTCAAGCCGTTCGCCACCGACCTGTTCGCCCGCAAGCCGATCAGCCGGCTGATGAGCGATGACTTCCTGGCGGTGGAATCGAGCCAGTCGCTGCAACAAGTCAGCCGGCTGCTGACCAGCCGCGCAAGGCAGCGTATCGAGGAAGACTTCATCATCACCCACAATGGCTGCTACGTCGGACTGGGGCGGGTGATCGACGTGCTGAAACTGATTACCGAACTGAAGATCCAGCAGGCCCGCTACGCCAATCCCCTGACCCTGCTGCCCGGCAACGTGCCGATCCAGCAGTGCCTGACGCGCCTGCTGCAACAGCAACGCGAAGCGATGATCTGCTACGTGGATATCGACAGTTTCAAGCCCTTCAACGATATCTACGGCTACGGCCGCGGTGATGAAGTGCTGTTGTGTCTGGCGCAGTGCCTGAACGAACGGGTCGATCCCAGCCGCGATTTCGTCGGCCACATCGGTGGGGATGACTTCCTGCTGGTGCTGGGTTCGGGTGATTGGCAGAAACGCCTGGATCACCTGGTCGATGACTTCCAGAACCAGTGCCGACGCTTCTATCGCGCCGAACACCTGGAAGCCGGCTGTTTCATCGCCTCGAATCGCCAGGGCCAGCGCCAGGAGTTTCCGCTGCTGTCCCTGTCCATCGGCGCGGTGCACCTGAAGCCGATATCCTGCGGGCTGCTGGACGCCAGCCAGTTGGCGGAGCTGGCCTCACAGGCCAAGCATCACGCCAAGAATGTGCCGGGTTCGAGCATTCATGTCATCGACAGCAGCGAAATCATCTCGCTCGACGACAGCGCCTGA
- a CDS encoding helix-turn-helix domain-containing protein has translation MDLQIITRDGEPEYAVLPWAQYQSLLKAAGLRSQQPPPTSPEAPVEPVAELPGFDQLRVLREAKGLAIEVLARAVGISPSYLGLIESGEREPDAAIRRSLAWELGVAGWRDAS, from the coding sequence ATGGATCTTCAAATAATTACACGTGATGGCGAACCGGAGTATGCGGTTCTCCCCTGGGCTCAGTACCAAAGTCTTCTCAAGGCTGCCGGCTTGCGCAGCCAGCAACCCCCGCCAACGTCCCCTGAAGCGCCTGTGGAGCCGGTCGCCGAGCTGCCCGGTTTCGATCAATTGCGCGTGCTGCGTGAAGCCAAGGGCCTGGCGATCGAGGTATTGGCCCGGGCCGTCGGCATCAGCCCTTCGTACCTGGGGCTGATCGAGAGCGGTGAACGTGAGCCGGATGCTGCGATTCGCCGCAGCCTGGCCTGGGAGCTGGGTGTCGCCGGGTGGAGGGATGCATCGTGA
- a CDS encoding YkvA family protein, with product MKAPWNFSRFLPLAQRLLARGRLPTLLFAVASKGAREGGRLGKLKEDLKLLQVLCLAYWRGEYRAVSAKSMVIVVAGLMYFLSPIDAIPDFIPVFGMLDDIAVLAWVMNALDQELNAFRAWRERQVPEHLVVVERLPDTPEQLRLERNDKN from the coding sequence ATGAAGGCACCTTGGAATTTCTCCCGCTTCCTGCCCCTGGCCCAACGGCTGCTGGCCCGTGGGCGGCTGCCCACTTTACTGTTCGCGGTGGCGAGCAAGGGCGCTCGCGAAGGCGGGCGGCTGGGCAAGCTCAAGGAAGACCTGAAGCTCCTGCAGGTTCTCTGCCTGGCCTACTGGCGGGGTGAGTACCGCGCGGTCAGCGCCAAGTCGATGGTCATCGTCGTGGCGGGCCTGATGTATTTCCTCAGTCCGATCGATGCGATCCCGGATTTCATCCCGGTGTTCGGCATGCTCGACGACATCGCGGTGCTGGCCTGGGTGATGAACGCCCTGGACCAGGAGTTGAATGCATTCCGCGCCTGGCGTGAGCGCCAGGTGCCGGAACACCTGGTGGTGGTCGAGCGTCTGCCGGACACCCCGGAGCAACTGCGGCTCGAACGCAACGATAAAAATTGA
- a CDS encoding FKBP-type peptidyl-prolyl cis-trans isomerase: MKQHRLAAAVALVSLVLAGCDSHSSVELKTPAQKASYGIGLNMGKSLAQEGMDDLDSKAVAQGIEDAIGKKEQKLKDEELVEAFAALQKRAEERMAKLSEESAAAGKKFLEENGKKPGVVTTASGLQYEVVKKADGPQPKPTDVVTVHYTGKLTNGTTFDSSVDRGSPIDLPVSGVIPGWVEGLQLMHVGEKYKLYIPSDLAYGAQSPSPAIPANSVLVFDLELLAIKDPAKADDAEAPAAKPAGKAAEKAAK, encoded by the coding sequence ATGAAACAGCATCGGTTGGCGGCGGCGGTGGCCCTGGTTAGCCTGGTACTCGCGGGCTGCGACTCGCACTCCAGCGTAGAGCTGAAAACCCCGGCGCAAAAAGCTTCCTACGGTATCGGCCTGAACATGGGCAAGAGCCTGGCCCAGGAAGGCATGGATGACCTGGATTCCAAGGCCGTGGCCCAGGGCATCGAGGATGCTATCGGCAAGAAAGAGCAGAAGCTCAAGGATGAAGAGCTGGTCGAGGCATTCGCCGCGCTGCAGAAGCGTGCCGAAGAGCGCATGGCCAAGCTGAGCGAGGAGTCGGCCGCTGCCGGCAAGAAGTTCCTCGAGGAAAACGGCAAGAAGCCTGGCGTCGTGACCACTGCTTCCGGCCTGCAGTATGAAGTCGTGAAGAAAGCCGATGGCCCGCAGCCCAAGCCGACCGATGTCGTGACCGTTCACTACACCGGCAAGCTCACCAACGGCACCACTTTCGACAGTTCCGTGGATCGTGGCAGCCCGATCGACCTGCCGGTCAGCGGCGTGATTCCTGGCTGGGTCGAAGGCCTGCAACTGATGCACGTTGGCGAGAAGTACAAGCTGTACATCCCGTCCGACCTGGCCTACGGCGCCCAGAGCCCGAGCCCGGCGATCCCGGCCAACTCGGTGCTGGTGTTCGACCTGGAACTGCTGGCGATCAAGGACCCGGCCAAGGCCGACGACGCGGAAGCTCCAGCAGCCAAGCCTGCCGGCAAAGCCGCCGAGAAAGCAGCGAAGTAA
- a CDS encoding di-heme-cytochrome C peroxidase, whose protein sequence is MRIFYRVLLALILLLGLGLAVILYYIANPKLPAYIPAEQVHYLDQWSTADRQTFYYTPQGTQVKGLRYEWFTALELPFSEQRFATPEYLARFGFLVDPKQRATAENPGNLPVGFTRHQNAGSTEQYLDITCAACHTGELRYKGQALRIDGGSAQHVLPSSVPTVRGGSFGQALVASLAATYYNPWKFERFARRVLGNDYEARHAELKVAVKQSLDTFLHVAWNDTHRGLYPTLEGPGRTDAFGRIANASFGDAISDKNYRVANAPVDYPQLWDIWTFDWVQWTASAQQPMARNIGEALGVGATLNFFDANGQPLRGDERYPSSVRVRDLHKIEETLQRLKPPSWPEELFGKVDLARAAQGRALFAENCAGCHVPSVHEENGRPVQQLTSIPLAAIGTDPNTANNIADQRYDLSALQWDPAELARLPVQLHPKSDQPLDLSQLSVAKGLAYVTAFVEEQAYRDAGVTPAERPQLDGFGLPIGVLEQRAYKARPLAGVWATPPYLHNGSVPSLYQLLSPQDERSTTFYRGTFEYDPRHLGYRQKAFENGFLFDTKISGNHNSGHEFRAGKRGNGVIGRLLQPEERWALLEYLKVLGGPLEQQLP, encoded by the coding sequence TTGCGCATTTTTTACCGTGTGTTACTGGCTCTGATACTGCTGCTTGGCCTCGGTCTTGCGGTGATCTTGTACTACATCGCCAATCCGAAATTGCCGGCATACATACCGGCCGAGCAGGTGCACTACCTGGATCAGTGGAGCACGGCCGACCGCCAGACCTTCTACTACACCCCCCAGGGCACCCAGGTGAAGGGCCTGCGCTACGAGTGGTTCACGGCCCTGGAGCTGCCCTTCTCCGAACAACGCTTCGCCACGCCGGAATACCTCGCACGCTTCGGCTTCCTGGTCGACCCCAAGCAACGGGCCACGGCGGAAAACCCCGGCAACCTGCCCGTTGGCTTCACCCGTCACCAGAACGCCGGGAGCACCGAGCAGTACCTGGATATCACCTGCGCGGCCTGCCACACCGGCGAATTGCGCTACAAGGGCCAGGCCCTGCGGATCGACGGAGGTTCGGCCCAGCATGTGCTGCCCTCCAGCGTGCCGACGGTACGCGGCGGCAGTTTCGGCCAGGCGCTCGTCGCCAGCCTCGCCGCCACCTACTACAACCCCTGGAAATTCGAACGTTTCGCCCGCCGGGTCCTGGGCAACGACTACGAAGCCAGACACGCCGAGTTGAAGGTCGCGGTGAAACAGTCCCTCGACACCTTCCTCCACGTCGCCTGGAACGATACCCATCGCGGCCTCTACCCAACGCTGGAAGGCCCGGGGCGCACGGATGCGTTCGGCCGGATCGCCAACGCCAGCTTCGGCGACGCCATCTCCGACAAGAACTACCGGGTCGCCAATGCGCCGGTGGACTACCCGCAACTGTGGGACATCTGGACCTTCGACTGGGTCCAGTGGACCGCCTCGGCCCAGCAGCCCATGGCTCGCAATATCGGCGAGGCCCTGGGCGTCGGCGCCACGCTGAACTTCTTCGACGCCAACGGCCAGCCGCTGCGCGGCGACGAGCGCTACCCCTCCAGCGTACGCGTGCGTGACCTGCACAAGATCGAGGAAACCCTGCAACGCCTCAAGCCTCCGAGCTGGCCGGAGGAGCTGTTCGGCAAGGTCGACCTGGCTCGCGCGGCGCAGGGCCGTGCGCTGTTCGCCGAAAACTGCGCCGGTTGCCACGTGCCCAGCGTGCACGAGGAAAACGGCCGTCCGGTACAACAACTCACCAGCATTCCCCTGGCCGCGATCGGTACCGACCCGAACACCGCGAACAACATCGCCGACCAGCGCTATGACCTGAGCGCGCTGCAGTGGGACCCGGCGGAACTGGCCAGGCTACCGGTGCAGTTGCATCCAAAGAGCGACCAGCCACTGGACCTGAGCCAATTGTCAGTGGCCAAGGGCCTGGCCTATGTCACGGCCTTCGTCGAAGAACAGGCCTACCGCGATGCCGGCGTGACACCCGCCGAGCGCCCGCAGCTGGACGGTTTCGGCCTGCCGATCGGCGTGCTCGAACAGCGGGCCTACAAGGCCCGGCCACTGGCCGGCGTGTGGGCCACGCCGCCGTACCTGCACAACGGCTCGGTGCCGAGCCTCTACCAGTTGCTGTCGCCGCAGGACGAACGCTCCACCACCTTCTATCGGGGCACCTTCGAATACGATCCACGCCACCTGGGCTATCGCCAGAAAGCCTTCGAGAACGGCTTCCTGTTCGACACCAAAATCAGCGGCAACCACAACAGCGGCCATGAATTCCGCGCCGGCAAGCGTGGGAATGGCGTAATCGGCCGACTGCTGCAGCCGGAGGAACGCTGGGCGTTGCTCGAATACCTGAAAGTGCTGGGCGGTCCACTGGAGCAGCAGTTGCCATGA
- a CDS encoding catalase family protein — MLKRLWLRLGAFLGKSLLLLVGLGLLGWALATGWYAWRHSGPVPTVEQVPGDEAARTQDIIQTAVRIVDQHREGTRYLRDAHAKAHGCVNAEVQVLGDLGGDLRQGVFAEPGKTWQALIRLSNGNAYPQFDSIRDARGMAIKLLDVPGKQLLPSQQGRHEQDFVMFNHPNFFVSDVAEYQQNIAAQADGKKVLAFFPSWNPTGWQIRHLFIALATLAPAPKTPMQTTYFSVSPYKFGSANAKFRVAPDPQSCPEYELPKQNEDLPNFLRSALVQQLSTDRVPACFVLQVQRQNANKYMPIEDTSIEWKESDAPFETVAHIRIPAQDFDTLEQNIACDNQSFSPWHGLEAHRPIGGINRLRKAVYDAVSDYRHSRNAER, encoded by the coding sequence ATGCTGAAGCGACTCTGGCTGCGCCTTGGCGCATTTCTCGGCAAGAGCCTACTGCTCCTGGTCGGTCTCGGCCTGCTCGGCTGGGCCCTGGCCACCGGCTGGTATGCCTGGCGCCACAGTGGCCCGGTGCCGACCGTGGAGCAGGTGCCGGGCGATGAGGCGGCCAGGACCCAGGACATCATCCAGACCGCCGTGCGCATCGTCGACCAGCACCGCGAGGGTACCCGCTACCTGCGTGATGCCCACGCCAAGGCCCATGGCTGCGTGAATGCCGAAGTGCAGGTGCTCGGCGACCTGGGCGGCGACCTGCGCCAGGGCGTGTTCGCCGAGCCGGGCAAGACCTGGCAGGCGCTGATCCGCCTGTCCAATGGCAACGCCTATCCCCAGTTCGACAGCATCCGCGATGCCCGCGGCATGGCCATCAAGCTGCTGGACGTGCCCGGCAAGCAGTTGCTGCCAAGCCAACAGGGGCGCCACGAGCAGGACTTCGTGATGTTCAACCATCCGAACTTCTTCGTCAGCGATGTCGCCGAGTACCAGCAGAACATCGCCGCCCAGGCCGACGGCAAGAAGGTGCTGGCCTTCTTCCCCAGCTGGAATCCCACCGGCTGGCAGATCCGCCATCTGTTCATCGCCCTGGCTACCCTGGCGCCGGCGCCGAAAACTCCGATGCAGACGACCTACTTTTCCGTATCGCCCTACAAGTTCGGCAGCGCCAACGCCAAGTTCCGCGTCGCTCCCGACCCGCAGAGCTGCCCGGAATATGAGTTGCCGAAGCAGAACGAGGACCTGCCGAACTTCCTGCGCAGCGCGCTGGTCCAGCAACTGTCCACGGACCGCGTGCCGGCCTGCTTCGTGCTGCAGGTCCAGCGGCAGAACGCCAACAAGTACATGCCGATCGAGGACACCAGCATCGAATGGAAGGAAAGCGACGCGCCGTTCGAGACCGTGGCGCACATCCGCATTCCGGCGCAGGACTTCGACACGCTGGAACAGAACATCGCCTGTGACAACCAGTCATTCAGTCCGTGGCACGGTCTTGAGGCACATCGCCCGATCGGCGGCATCAACCGCCTGCGCAAGGCGGTGTATGACGCGGTCAGCGATTACCGGCACAGCCGTAACGCTGAGCGATAG
- the rdgC gene encoding recombination-associated protein RdgC: MWFKNLLIYRLTQDLPFDAEALEAALATKPARPCASQELTTYGFVAPFGKGEDAPLVHVSGDFLLVSARKEERILPGSVVRDALKEKVEEIEAEQMRKVYKKERDQLKDEIIQAFLPRAFIRRSATFAAIAPKQGLILVNSASPKRAEDLLSTLREVLGTLPVRPLTVKIAPTAVMTDWVKTLKAADNFFVLDECELRDVQEDGGIVRCKRQDLTGDEIQLHLSTGKMVTQLALAWQDKLSFVLDDKMVVKRLKFEDLLQDQAEQDGGDEALGQLDASFTLMMLTFGEFLPELFEALGGEEIPQGI; encoded by the coding sequence ATGTGGTTCAAGAACCTGCTGATCTACCGCCTGACCCAGGATCTGCCTTTTGACGCCGAGGCCCTGGAGGCCGCGCTGGCGACCAAACCGGCCCGCCCCTGCGCAAGCCAGGAGTTGACCACCTATGGTTTCGTCGCGCCATTCGGCAAGGGCGAAGATGCACCGCTGGTGCATGTCAGTGGCGATTTCCTGCTGGTCTCGGCCCGCAAGGAAGAGCGCATCCTGCCAGGCAGCGTGGTACGCGACGCACTGAAGGAAAAGGTCGAGGAAATCGAGGCCGAGCAGATGCGCAAGGTCTACAAGAAGGAGCGCGACCAGCTCAAGGATGAAATCATCCAGGCCTTCCTGCCACGCGCCTTCATCCGCCGTTCGGCGACCTTCGCCGCGATCGCGCCGAAACAGGGCCTGATCCTGGTCAACTCGGCCAGCCCGAAACGCGCTGAAGACCTGCTGTCGACCCTGCGCGAAGTACTCGGCACCCTGCCGGTTCGTCCGTTGACCGTGAAGATCGCGCCAACCGCGGTGATGACCGACTGGGTCAAGACTCTCAAGGCCGCCGACAACTTCTTCGTACTCGACGAGTGCGAACTGCGCGACGTCCAGGAAGATGGCGGGATCGTGCGCTGCAAGCGCCAGGACCTGACTGGCGACGAGATCCAGCTGCACCTGAGCACCGGCAAGATGGTCACCCAACTGGCCCTGGCCTGGCAGGACAAGCTGTCCTTCGTGCTCGACGACAAGATGGTGGTCAAGCGCCTGAAGTTCGAAGACCTGCTGCAGGATCAGGCCGAACAGGACGGTGGCGACGAAGCCCTGGGCCAGCTGGATGCCAGCTTCACCCTGATGATGCTGACCTTCGGCGAGTTCCTGCCGGAACTGTTCGAGGCCCTGGGCGGCGAGGAAATCCCGCAAGGGATCTGA